CGGTTCCCGGGCCTTCGGAATCTCCCCCGAGACCAGCGCTCCCGACCACCTGGCGGCCGGATCACTGTCGATGAGCAACGCACGGGTCAGCAGCGTCAGCGGAATGGCGAGCAACGCGCCGAGCGGCCCGAGCACCGTGGCCCAGACGATCAACGACAACAGCGTCACCGTCGTGGTCAGCCCCACCGCGTCGCCGAGGAACTTCGGCTGGATGAAGGACTGCACCACCAAGTTGATCACCATGTACGCCACGATCACCAGGATCATCGACCGGACCCCGCCGGTCAGCAACGCGAGCAACGCCGGCGGGACCAGGCCGATCACGAACCCGATGTTGGGGATGTAGTTGGTGATCAGCGCGAGCACCCCCCACAGCAGAGGCAGCGGCACACCGAGGACGTACAGCGCCGCCACATCGAGCACCGAGCAGATGATCCCGAAAATCGTGGACACCAGCAGATAGCGCCGCACCCGGTGCGCGAACGTGCCGAGCGCCGCCACGAACGCCGGCCGCTCCGCCGCCGCCGCGTCGAGCACCCGTGACACGATCGGCGCGTCCAGGCTCATCGCCAGCAGCAGGATCACGATGAGCAGCAGTCCCGACAGCACTCCGATCAGACTGGTCAGCAGTGCCTGAGCGAACGTCAAGATCTTGCCGGGGTCGAGCGACTGGATCGCCTTGCTGAGCTCAGGCGCCACCCCGAACTCGGCCGCCAGCCTCTGCATGTCCTGCGTCAGCCGAGCGAACTGCGGACCGTAGTCCGGCACCAGCGCCGCCAGCTGCGCCACCGCCACCGTCAGCACACCGACCATGGCGAACAACACCACCATGACCACCGTGAACGGCACCGCGACCACCAGCCAATGCGGCGCACCCCGGCGAGCGAGCCGGTCACGGATCGGATCGACCGCGACCGTCAGCACGAGCGCGAGCACAAGCGGCCCCACGATGGAGCTCACCGCCTGGATCCCCGCGAGGATCACGATGGCGGCCGCACCGGTGAGCAGCACGATCAGGGCCCGGGGTACCGCTCGTTCTTTCACGCCGTCGCCTCGCTCACATCTCGGCCTCGCGTACGCATCCGCCTGTTGCACTTGCCACTTTGCTTGCCACGGCCCCGCCGCCGGAAGGGGCGGACGGCGATCGTGACCCGTATTGGATCGACGACCGCCGCGACCCTGCTAATCTTTTCCTGTCGGCAAGAGACCGGCCATCTCCCCGCAAGATCCTCCTCCTGGTGGACGACGCGCGGGCGCGGCCGGATCCGTGACGACACCACCCCGCAAAAGATCTTCCTGGTTCGGCTTGTTCTTCGGGTCGGGTTCGGGTAAGTTTGCAGGGTTGCTCTGAGTCAGAGCGGCCACATGCTAGCGGGTTGGCTGGGGTGGAAGTCAAGGCGGCGGGTTTGCCTCCGATTTGCTTCGCCTCTGGCCCCGTGGTTAGGCTTGTGGAACTAGGAAAAACGAACCGCCCCGGCGGGGCCGGACTTCACGGTCTGGTTCGCGACTGGTGTACGCGTCCGTTTCTTGAGAACTCAACAGTGTGCTAAAAGCCAGTGCATGAAGTTCATGCATAACCCCGTCCCTTGGGGGTCTGCCGCCGTTGGTGGCGGGTGTTCCGGGGATGGTTTCCTTTGATGAGGGGTCCCTCTTTTAGCGGGGGGATCTTTCGCTGGGGTTCTCTTTTCAGACATTGTTTGGAGAGTTTGATCCTGGCTCAGGACGAACGCTGGCGGCGTGCTTAACACATGCAAGTCGAGCGGAAAGGCCCTTCGGGGTACTCGAGCGGCGAACGGGTGAGTAACACGTGAGTAACCTGCCCCTGACTTCGGGATAAGCCTGGGAAACCGGGTCTAATACCGGATATGACCTGCCACTGCATGGTGTGTGGGTGGAAAGTTTTTTCGGTTGGGGATGGGCTCGCGGCCTATCAGCTTGTTGGTGGGGTAGTGGCCTACCAAGGCGACGACGGGTAGCCGGCCTGAGAGGGCGACCGGCCACACTGGGACTGAGACACGGCCCAGACTCCTACGGGAGGCAGCAGTGGGGAATCTTGCGCAATGGGCGGAAGCCTGACGCAGCGACGCCGCGTGGGGGATGACGGCCTTCGGGTTGTAAACCTCTTTCAGCAGGGACGAAGTTGACGTGTACCTGTAGAAGAAGCGCCGGCTAACTACGTGCCAGCAGCCGCGGTAATACGTAGGGCGCGAGCGTTGTCCGGAATTATTGGGCGTAAAGAGCTCGTAGGTGGCTTGTCGCGTCTGCCGTGAAAGCCCATGGCTTAACTGTGGGTCTGCGGTGGATACGGGCTGGCTAGAGGTAGGTAGGGGCAAGCGGAATTCCTGGTGTAGCGGTGAAATGCGCAGATATCAGGAGGAACACCGGTGGCGAAGGCGGC
The window above is part of the Sphaerisporangium rubeum genome. Proteins encoded here:
- a CDS encoding AI-2E family transporter: MKERAVPRALIVLLTGAAAIVILAGIQAVSSIVGPLVLALVLTVAVDPIRDRLARRGAPHWLVVAVPFTVVMVVLFAMVGVLTVAVAQLAALVPDYGPQFARLTQDMQRLAAEFGVAPELSKAIQSLDPGKILTFAQALLTSLIGVLSGLLLIVILLLAMSLDAPIVSRVLDAAAAERPAFVAALGTFAHRVRRYLLVSTIFGIICSVLDVAALYVLGVPLPLLWGVLALITNYIPNIGFVIGLVPPALLALLTGGVRSMILVIVAYMVINLVVQSFIQPKFLGDAVGLTTTVTLLSLIVWATVLGPLGALLAIPLTLLTRALLIDSDPAARWSGALVSGEIPKAREPSSPEG